From the Mesotoga prima MesG1.Ag.4.2 genome, the window ACCGGTATAACCATATTCAAGATCGACGAAGGAATGGATACCGGCGAAATAGCTTTGAGGAGGGAGATCGAGATAGAGATTTCAGACAATTTTGGTTCGCTCTATGAAAAGCTTGAGAGACTCGGAAGGGAAGCTTTGCTTGATTTCTTGAAGATAGCTGAGGCCGGGAGAATCGAGCTTTGTAAACAGGAGGGAGCACCTTCTTACGCGCCAAAGGTCCAGGCCTCGGACCTGGTCATTTCGGATTTTTCGGATGCAGTTTATGTTTTGAACAAAGTGAGAGCTTATGATCCTCAACCTGGGGCAAGAACATCCCTTGACGGGAAGATGGTAAAACTGTTTGGGGCAGCTTTTTCAGATCGAAGTTATGGAAAGAGCAGGGATGGAGAAATTGTGAAAGTGGAAGACCACGGTATGGTTTTAAGCTGTGGCACCGGAAATGTTATTATATCGTTAGTACAGTTACCCGGAAAGAGGCCGATGAGCCCTAAAGATGCAGTAAGTGGCTGGCTGATTCGTGAAGGGATGATTTTGGGGGGATAGAAATGCCCAGGGTGATCAGGCTATTTCAAATTAGGAACGAGATTACGGATTCCGATGCCGAACGAATTGTTTCGAGACTGAAGTCCCTCGACGGCATAACAAAGGCCCAGGTTGATGTTGCAAGTAGTGTCGTTGAGGTGGAATATGAGAACGCGATCATCGACAGATACATTATTCAGGAAGAGCTGTCCAAGCTCGGTTTTGATATGCTTATATAAACCATTCTCGCGATTTGCTTCTTGACAAAGGAATCCGGTCAAGTTATAATTTCTGACGTGTGACGTTGCCGAGGTGGTGGAATTGGCAGACACGCATGGTTGAGGTCCATGTGGGCAGTTTAGCCTATGCGGGTTCAAGTCCCGCCCTCGGCACCACTAAACCGGGTTTTAGCCCGGTTTTTTCTTTCGAGGTGCTGCTTGGGAGAAATTCTACTTGGTAAGGTTTTCAAAAGGAACAATGAAATTAAGATAGGCTTGAGGCGTCTCTTTGAGAGCGCTTCATTTGTTTCCATTAATATAAAGGATCTTCCTTCCTTTTTTTCGGAAAGAGACGAAGACTGCCTCTTCATAGATGCTTCTGTAGAGGAGGTGTATCTAAGTGAGATTGCCGTAGATGAAAGGTTTTTGAATAGTTTCGTCTACCAACCTGAATCCAGAGATCTTGAAAGCCGTATAGATAACTATATAAGAGTCATTAAGAAGTTACCGATTGGACTCTCATCATTAATCGAGAAAATCGTTCCTGACAGAGGACTTAGAAACTTTCTCCTTTTTGTGTTAAAGCAGAGTGAGAATGTCGATCCTTGGGAAGACTTCTTACTCTCGGGGCTTACCAGGAGTGAAAGAAGAGAAAGCGGGAATTCCAGAATTGACATTAAGAAGGCAGTCAGGCTTGTCTTTAGTGAGGGGGGGCTTTTACAGGATTCAATGGAAGGGTATGAATTCAGGCAGGAGCAGTTCATGACCGCTCTCGAAATTGCTGAATCTGTAGAAAAAGGTGGCAATCTCATGATTGAGGTTGGAACGGGGACTGGAAAAAGCATAGCATATCTTGCTCCAGTAGCATATGCTTGTGTTTCCAAGATGCATCAAGCGGTGATCTCGACTAGAACGAGAATCCTCCAGGATCAACTGTTCAAAAAGGATGTGGAGGTTCTAAAGACCTTACCGAACCTCGATAATCTCAGAGTGTCTGTAATTAAGGGAAGGGAAAGATATCTATGTGTCAGAAAGCTATTTGAAGTTCTGAACATGGCTCTCAATAAGATGCTCGATGAAAGTTCGTCGAAAGAACTTGCCGGTGTGATTCTATGGTCAATGTTCACGAGAGAGGGAGATCTTGATTACTTACCGTTGGGTGATGAGTTGAGAAGGATGCTCTCGGGCAACAGGTTCGATTGCACCAGAAGACTCTGCCCATTCTTCGAGGTTTGTCCTTACTATGTTCAAAGGGAAAATGCAAAGAATTCCGATATAGTTATCACGAATCATTCATTCCTGTTCAGTGAAGCGA encodes:
- the fmt gene encoding methionyl-tRNA formyltransferase — protein: MNIVFMGTPEFAASHLKALVESGVKVIGVFSQPDRPKGRGRRVYPTPVKSVAEVYGLPVFQPEKVNSGEGLEKLKELSPDLIVVVAYGKLLKSSVIDLPTLGCFNVHASLLPKYRGAAPIQRAIENGETRTGITIFKIDEGMDTGEIALRREIEIEISDNFGSLYEKLERLGREALLDFLKIAEAGRIELCKQEGAPSYAPKVQASDLVISDFSDAVYVLNKVRAYDPQPGARTSLDGKMVKLFGAAFSDRSYGKSRDGEIVKVEDHGMVLSCGTGNVIISLVQLPGKRPMSPKDAVSGWLIREGMILGG
- a CDS encoding heavy-metal-associated domain-containing protein — its product is MPRVIRLFQIRNEITDSDAERIVSRLKSLDGITKAQVDVASSVVEVEYENAIIDRYIIQEELSKLGFDMLI